The Pedobacter mucosus genome window below encodes:
- a CDS encoding RNA polymerase sigma factor: MSISKLSDLELLQSTICNNEQAFNELFERHWSRVYMVSLRYVKDEAMAMEITHDVFMNIWNKRDTLTISCFRNYVLAAASYHGIKKIRQKKSISLKYIERYQHDGESVLNEQVSNNNEGHEKMLMEELDAKVLNSLAELPKRCREIYLLSRKEELSISEIAEKLNISKRTVENQITIALKHLKALLKNNYLFFL, from the coding sequence ATGTCTATCAGTAAACTTTCTGATCTTGAATTATTACAAAGCACCATTTGTAATAATGAACAAGCCTTCAATGAACTCTTTGAGCGTCATTGGTCGAGAGTTTATATGGTATCCTTAAGGTACGTAAAGGATGAGGCAATGGCTATGGAAATTACTCACGATGTATTCATGAATATTTGGAATAAACGCGATACGCTTACTATTTCATGCTTCAGAAATTATGTATTAGCCGCTGCCAGTTATCATGGTATTAAAAAAATTCGGCAAAAAAAGTCCATATCACTAAAATATATTGAGCGTTACCAACATGATGGCGAAAGTGTTTTGAATGAACAAGTTTCCAATAATAATGAAGGTCACGAAAAAATGTTAATGGAAGAGTTAGATGCTAAAGTCCTTAATTCTTTAGCGGAATTACCAAAACGTTGCCGTGAAATTTATTTACTAAGTAGAAAAGAAGAGCTAAGTATATCTGAAATTGCTGAAAAATTAAACATATCTAAAAGAACCGTAGAAAATCAAATTACCATTGCGTTAAAGCATTTAAAAGCCCTGCTTAAAAACAACTATCTATTCTTTTTGTAG
- a CDS encoding FecR family protein has protein sequence MTEDQYLHLCKAYLQGKCSKEEENLLITYQEENGMYNLDLSIHNNSRIRESIRSKIEESKKLKNRSFNLRIINWKVAASVAALIILTTYFFNRYTNGLNQTTLTVATKKKSIKASDITPGSAKAILTLSDGQSIELSSAKNGLISTKDNASISKSGNGISVSSKDKDSKINSGSLNTISIPRGGKFDIVLPDGTHVWLNSSSSLRFPVAFASNERRVILEGEAYFEVTKNINKPFKVDVAGKQLIEVLGTHFNVTAFNNEDHIETTLLEGSVKINSQKSAIKIIPGQMAYNNLQGGLKVVSADLDEVMAWKNDMFIFKNENITSIMKKISRWYDVDVDFKGDMSAINFEGNYSRSKSLNSLLKNIELTDKVRFKIDERRITVTAK, from the coding sequence ATGACCGAAGATCAATATTTACACCTTTGTAAGGCTTATCTCCAGGGGAAATGTTCCAAGGAAGAAGAAAATTTACTTATCACCTATCAAGAGGAAAATGGTATGTATAATTTGGATTTGTCTATCCATAATAATTCACGTATTCGAGAATCTATTAGATCTAAAATTGAGGAAAGTAAAAAACTCAAAAACCGTTCATTTAACTTACGAATAATAAATTGGAAAGTTGCTGCATCAGTTGCTGCTTTAATTATCCTTACTACTTACTTTTTTAACCGCTACACTAACGGATTAAATCAGACAACATTAACAGTAGCAACAAAAAAAAAATCTATAAAAGCATCTGATATCACTCCAGGTTCTGCAAAAGCTATATTGACGCTTTCTGATGGCCAAAGTATTGAACTTTCCAGTGCCAAAAACGGGCTTATTTCCACAAAAGACAATGCGTCAATTTCTAAATCAGGAAATGGAATTTCAGTATCTTCAAAAGATAAAGATTCTAAAATAAATAGTGGTTCGCTTAATACAATTTCTATTCCACGGGGCGGTAAATTTGATATAGTTCTTCCCGATGGAACTCATGTTTGGCTTAATTCATCCTCTTCTCTTCGTTTTCCCGTAGCATTTGCTAGTAATGAGCGCAGGGTTATATTAGAAGGTGAAGCCTATTTTGAAGTAACCAAAAACATAAATAAACCCTTTAAAGTAGACGTTGCCGGCAAGCAACTTATTGAAGTTTTAGGTACCCATTTTAACGTTACCGCATTTAATAATGAGGATCATATTGAAACCACTTTATTAGAGGGCTCAGTGAAAATCAACTCCCAAAAGTCTGCAATAAAAATTATTCCTGGGCAAATGGCCTACAATAATCTTCAGGGTGGCCTTAAAGTTGTTTCTGCAGATTTAGATGAAGTGATGGCCTGGAAAAATGACATGTTCATTTTTAAAAACGAAAACATTACCTCAATTATGAAAAAAATTTCCCGTTGGTATGACGTGGATGTAGATTTTAAAGGTGACATGTCTGCAATTAACTTCGAAGGCAATTATTCACGCTCTAAAAGCCTTAACAGCTTACTTAAAAATATTGAGCTAACCGATAAAGTTCGATTTAAAATTGATGAAAGGAGGATTACAGTCACAGCCAAATAA
- a CDS encoding SusC/RagA family TonB-linked outer membrane protein, whose product MLFGDNLTIVIKKNVQIIKPIQAVITVTGKITDNKGGPLPGVSVLVKGTKTGVVSDNNGNYAIKVPETNAVLVFSFIGMVSQEVSVGNRTNIDVVLAETPQSLSDVVVVGYGTQSRTTVTSSITKVEGKNISNQPVSTPGEALAGLAAGVQVQSDQGGKPGAAPTIRVRGVSSLSSSNDPLYVVDGYPLENASNFNLINPSDIESIEVLKDAASAAIYGSRAANGVVLVTTKRGKAGKTVFSVSAYTGIQEVNKYIDVLTKDQYVQQVKALSRIKILQYPTVLDGDISGLPDVDWQKEIFRTVPIRSFEFNASGGSEKVRFSASAGIFKQKGVLIGTEYTRYNTRLNLDADIVKNVKFGFSVSPSYAEQYRQPSSGQASGAGANPSDYIIGVPGLLADLNLPSPLNQALTFQPIVPVYRANGDFAQPYDRDLNYNLSPTAVFSASNFYNPVGILSQSINRSRAFRTLSNAFLEYTPIEGLKLKTYIGATLENEMVHGYVPGTMAYSSAPTASGANPQLAGIYASDNVRNSFDWVWENTATYDKQISKHHFNVLGLFSAQKYESQINYTAGLPGTFITTSVQSPLASPNTVGTELFDANTFVSYAGRFTYDYSKKYLFTAAVRQDGSSRFGTNNKFAVFPSFSLGWRLAEEPFLKEALSKIGINEFKLRGGYGRTGNANIGSFTYINSIALNRNYSFGGSRIFGTQQTGFANPDLTWEKNDQTSIGTDIGLLQNKIVLTFDYFIRNSNGMLLNKALPFVVGYTTTSQANTSYASSFQSNLGKLQNKGFEFTANTNFKLGAVTWNANANFSTYKTKVLDLGGPAALPAVRAINGWNNVYQVKVGDPLGYMYGYEITGVFKNANDLATHPKATTGNNIGDYIIKDQNGDGKVDVNDVTNLGHGLPDFTYGLTNSFQYKNFDLNILVQGVQGVNIINGNNRQTITGNHNQNSVAKYFNNYFDPAFPDRDVLYSSPIATGALPGAALTNLAVENGSYLRVRNITLGYRLGDNLLRKLSIQSARFYVTAQNPFLITKYSGYNPEANVMGGDPTTPGVDQGTYPTARTFILGINFGF is encoded by the coding sequence ATGCTTTTTGGAGATAACTTAACAATCGTGATCAAAAAGAACGTTCAAATTATAAAGCCAATACAAGCTGTAATCACCGTTACCGGTAAAATTACGGATAACAAAGGCGGACCATTGCCTGGCGTTAGCGTTCTTGTAAAAGGAACTAAAACAGGCGTAGTTTCTGATAACAATGGAAATTATGCTATAAAAGTTCCTGAAACCAATGCTGTACTTGTATTCTCATTTATTGGTATGGTGAGTCAGGAAGTTTCTGTTGGAAACAGAACAAATATCGACGTGGTTCTTGCAGAAACGCCGCAATCACTTAGTGATGTAGTTGTTGTGGGTTACGGAACTCAATCTCGTACTACGGTAACCTCTTCTATTACCAAAGTAGAAGGAAAAAATATTAGTAATCAGCCGGTAAGTACGCCGGGAGAAGCCTTAGCCGGACTAGCAGCTGGTGTACAGGTTCAATCAGATCAGGGAGGAAAACCTGGTGCTGCGCCAACAATTAGGGTTCGTGGGGTTAGTTCATTGAGTTCGTCGAACGATCCACTATATGTTGTGGATGGTTATCCGCTAGAAAATGCTTCAAACTTTAATTTAATTAACCCAAGTGATATCGAATCTATTGAAGTTTTAAAAGATGCAGCTTCTGCTGCAATTTATGGTTCAAGAGCAGCTAATGGCGTTGTTTTAGTAACTACCAAAAGAGGTAAAGCAGGTAAAACGGTATTTTCCGTATCTGCATATACCGGCATTCAAGAGGTTAATAAATATATTGATGTGTTAACAAAAGATCAATATGTACAACAGGTAAAAGCGCTAAGCCGTATCAAAATCCTTCAATATCCAACTGTTTTAGATGGAGATATTTCGGGATTACCTGATGTAGATTGGCAAAAAGAAATTTTTAGAACTGTTCCAATCAGAAGTTTTGAATTTAATGCTTCTGGTGGTAGTGAGAAAGTGCGTTTCAGCGCTTCAGCGGGAATTTTTAAACAAAAAGGGGTGCTAATCGGCACCGAATATACGCGTTACAATACCCGCTTAAACTTAGATGCTGATATCGTTAAAAATGTAAAATTTGGTTTTTCTGTTTCTCCTTCCTATGCGGAGCAATATAGACAGCCATCTTCTGGTCAGGCAAGTGGAGCAGGCGCAAATCCTAGTGATTATATTATTGGTGTACCAGGATTATTGGCAGATTTGAATTTGCCAAGTCCATTGAATCAAGCACTTACTTTCCAGCCAATTGTTCCTGTATATCGTGCAAATGGAGATTTTGCTCAACCTTATGACAGGGATTTAAACTACAATCTTTCTCCAACTGCAGTATTTTCAGCTTCTAATTTTTATAACCCCGTAGGAATATTAAGCCAGTCGATTAACCGTTCCAGAGCTTTCAGGACATTAAGTAATGCCTTTTTAGAGTATACTCCAATAGAAGGACTAAAATTGAAAACCTATATCGGCGCTACTTTAGAAAATGAAATGGTTCATGGTTATGTACCAGGAACAATGGCCTATAGTTCTGCACCAACTGCTTCAGGAGCCAATCCTCAGCTTGCAGGTATTTATGCTTCAGATAATGTTCGTAATAGTTTTGACTGGGTTTGGGAAAATACCGCAACTTATGATAAGCAGATTAGTAAACATCATTTTAATGTTTTGGGTTTATTTTCTGCACAGAAATACGAATCACAAATTAATTACACTGCAGGTTTACCTGGTACTTTTATAACTACATCAGTACAAAGTCCTTTGGCCTCGCCAAATACAGTGGGAACTGAACTTTTTGATGCCAATACTTTCGTATCCTATGCGGGAAGATTCACTTATGATTACAGCAAAAAATATTTATTTACCGCTGCTGTTCGTCAGGATGGTTCATCCCGTTTTGGAACTAATAATAAATTTGCAGTATTTCCATCTTTTTCATTGGGATGGCGATTGGCTGAAGAACCATTTTTAAAAGAAGCACTTTCTAAAATTGGAATTAATGAATTTAAGCTTCGTGGAGGTTATGGAAGAACAGGTAACGCAAATATCGGAAGTTTCACCTACATCAATTCCATTGCATTAAATAGAAATTATTCCTTTGGCGGAAGCAGGATATTTGGTACGCAGCAAACCGGTTTTGCTAATCCAGATTTAACCTGGGAAAAGAATGATCAGACCAGTATTGGTACAGATATAGGCCTTTTACAAAATAAAATAGTATTGACATTTGATTATTTTATACGAAACTCCAACGGAATGTTATTAAACAAGGCACTTCCTTTTGTCGTTGGTTATACCACAACTTCTCAAGCCAACACTTCCTATGCATCTTCGTTTCAATCTAATTTAGGTAAACTACAAAACAAAGGATTTGAATTTACGGCCAATACTAATTTTAAACTTGGAGCGGTAACCTGGAATGCCAATGCCAATTTTTCTACTTATAAAACCAAGGTATTAGATTTAGGCGGTCCTGCCGCATTACCTGCTGTTCGTGCTATTAACGGATGGAATAATGTTTACCAAGTGAAAGTTGGTGATCCGTTAGGGTATATGTACGGCTATGAAATTACAGGCGTATTTAAAAACGCAAATGATTTAGCTACTCATCCAAAGGCAACTACAGGTAATAATATTGGTGATTACATAATCAAAGATCAAAATGGCGACGGAAAAGTTGATGTTAACGATGTAACCAATTTAGGCCATGGCTTACCCGATTTTACCTATGGTTTAACCAATAGTTTTCAATATAAAAATTTCGATTTAAATATTTTAGTTCAAGGTGTACAGGGTGTAAATATTATTAATGGTAACAATAGGCAAACCATAACCGGTAACCATAACCAAAACTCGGTAGCTAAATATTTCAATAACTATTTTGATCCTGCCTTTCCAGATAGAGATGTTTTGTATTCAAGTCCAATAGCTACAGGCGCATTACCCGGTGCAGCTTTAACAAATTTAGCTGTTGAAAATGGTTCTTATTTGCGTGTTAGAAATATTACCTTAGGCTATAGGCTGGGTGATAATTTATTACGTAAACTTTCAATTCAGTCGGCCAGATTTTATGTAACTGCTCAAAATCCATTCTTGATTACGAAGTACTCCGGCTACAATCCTGAAGCTAATGTTATGGGTGGCGATCCTACAACTCCTGGAGTAGATCAGGGTACCTATCCAACCGCACGAACATTTATTTTAGGTATCAATTTTGGCTTTTAA
- a CDS encoding RagB/SusD family nutrient uptake outer membrane protein, protein MKINKIIICSISMLTFSLVITSCKKSFVELTPKGIVPVNTFYTTEIDIKSALTGAYSSLRPIYNEQYGFGELPSDNAQTYGESEALYGEQDKLTWNATSTNLQNAWARFYATIAYSNIVLDHVATPSMMEANRNGYIGQAKFIRALMYFNLVRMFGGVPLVLNEITSESQAYSYNRATAAAVYTQIEKDLSEAAAVLPASYTGADVGRATSTAANGLLGKVYMYQNKFTQAETILATVAASSGALLPYDQIFGLGKDNNRDIIFAVQYLGGGFGEGNTFARSFVPQPSGTTITAVTGNSNNSGTKDLFDTFEAGDSRLNTAIGVYNAGTLAYWYAKKFVYQSVGANSEGDNDWPVLRYSDIVLLYAEALNENGKTAQALTQLNLIRTRSNLAARTGLSQVDARTTIRHERRVELCFEGERWFDLIRWGIMVDVMQAHKTNYVSANGLIGNVVPTLVLYPIPTREIQLNRNLTQNPGY, encoded by the coding sequence ATGAAAATTAATAAAATCATTATATGCAGTATTTCCATGCTTACATTTAGCTTGGTTATTACATCCTGCAAAAAATCTTTTGTAGAATTAACACCAAAAGGAATCGTTCCTGTAAACACTTTTTACACTACAGAAATTGATATTAAATCTGCACTAACCGGAGCCTATAGCAGTCTTCGTCCAATTTACAACGAACAATATGGCTTTGGAGAATTACCATCAGATAATGCGCAAACTTATGGCGAAAGTGAGGCACTATATGGCGAACAGGATAAATTAACCTGGAATGCAACCTCAACTAATTTACAAAATGCCTGGGCTCGGTTTTATGCCACAATTGCCTACAGCAATATTGTTCTAGATCATGTAGCAACACCAAGTATGATGGAAGCCAACCGAAATGGCTATATAGGGCAGGCCAAATTTATTCGTGCATTAATGTATTTTAATCTCGTTAGAATGTTTGGTGGTGTTCCTTTAGTTTTAAATGAAATTACTTCTGAAAGCCAGGCTTACAGTTATAATAGGGCTACTGCTGCAGCCGTTTATACGCAAATTGAAAAAGATTTAAGCGAAGCAGCAGCGGTATTGCCTGCTAGTTATACAGGAGCTGATGTTGGCCGGGCAACAAGTACTGCGGCTAATGGCCTTTTAGGCAAGGTTTATATGTACCAAAATAAATTTACGCAAGCAGAAACCATTCTTGCAACTGTTGCTGCATCATCAGGCGCTTTGTTGCCATATGATCAAATCTTTGGTCTTGGAAAGGATAATAACAGAGATATTATTTTTGCAGTTCAGTATTTAGGTGGCGGCTTTGGTGAAGGGAATACTTTTGCAAGGAGTTTTGTGCCACAACCATCAGGAACTACTATTACCGCAGTAACGGGAAATAGTAACAATAGCGGAACAAAAGATCTTTTTGATACTTTCGAAGCAGGTGATAGCAGATTAAACACTGCAATAGGGGTTTATAATGCAGGAACCCTAGCGTATTGGTATGCAAAGAAATTTGTTTACCAGAGTGTTGGTGCAAATAGCGAAGGCGATAACGACTGGCCGGTTTTAAGATATAGCGACATTGTTTTACTATATGCAGAAGCCTTAAATGAAAATGGCAAAACAGCTCAGGCGCTAACACAATTAAATTTAATTCGTACACGATCCAATTTAGCTGCTAGAACAGGTTTATCACAGGTTGATGCAAGAACAACCATCCGCCATGAGAGAAGGGTAGAGCTTTGTTTTGAAGGCGAAAGATGGTTTGATTTAATTAGATGGGGTATAATGGTTGATGTTATGCAAGCACATAAAACCAATTATGTATCTGCTAATGGTTTAATTGGAAATGTTGTACCTACTTTGGTCTTATATCCAATCCCGACCAGGGAGATTCAGCTTAATCGAAATTTAACGCAAAATCCAGGCTATTAA
- a CDS encoding GH92 family glycosyl hydrolase produces MIFLKRTSITVLFFSFFYLQCDAQDLIKYVQPMAGTASATTASAKKHGSVEANYANTIPAVTLPFAMTQWTPQTQGTETKCVAPYYYKDSFFNGFRASHWLSGSCTQDYGSFTIMPISGKLKTLVKDYQTKISHDKESSSPSEYQIIIDNYGLQASMTSTLRASIMRFKALKADSVYLLITPNSDYKEGYVKIDQLKGEVVGYNPVHRIYQGWGKKAGFSGYFVIQINKNTKNSGVYSGSDISKANLIQNQEAIGAYLGFKLNKGEEITLKVGTSFSSIEAARANLLKEIPDYNYQQVLTKSKNIWEQELGKVKLVTKDEKRKEIFYTSLYHAMQQPRLYNDVNGTYPRFASDYVNEKLKSGDYYDDFSLWDTYRAQLPLFEILKPAVAENVANSLIIKGKEGGWLPIFPCWNSYTSEMIGDHCSSVIATTYLKGIGNINMDEAYKLMRQNAFDIPSSKADYIEGKGRRALDSYLKYGYIPVEDDVADAFHKKEQVSRTLEYAYDDYALALVAKKMGKNGDYQLLLNRSLNYKNVFDPTVKMVRGKHEDGKWVTPFERDKKEYYITEGTPRQYTFYVPHDVPGLYGIMGGRKELETALDSLFAKGEYWHGNEPGHQTPFMYNFTASPWKTQLEVHKILEGEYSNGPGGLGGNDDSGQMSAWYMFSSMGFYPLNPVSGEYILCAPAFDQVSLNLPSGKRFEIVVHKKTDKAIYINAVKLNGKPYNLNFIRYADIIKGGKLEYYLEETPNKNWGSTIQNQPNGVGR; encoded by the coding sequence ATGATTTTTTTAAAAAGAACTAGTATTACCGTGTTATTTTTTAGCTTTTTTTATTTGCAGTGTGATGCACAGGATTTAATAAAATACGTTCAACCAATGGCTGGAACAGCATCAGCAACAACCGCTTCTGCAAAGAAACATGGTTCTGTTGAGGCCAACTATGCAAATACAATTCCTGCAGTAACATTGCCTTTTGCAATGACACAGTGGACCCCGCAAACACAAGGCACAGAAACCAAATGTGTTGCGCCCTATTATTATAAGGATAGTTTCTTCAACGGTTTTAGAGCGTCACACTGGCTAAGTGGTTCGTGTACCCAAGATTATGGAAGCTTTACGATTATGCCCATTAGCGGAAAGCTCAAAACTTTGGTGAAAGATTATCAGACGAAAATTTCGCATGATAAAGAAAGTTCGTCGCCCAGCGAATATCAAATAATCATTGATAATTATGGTTTGCAGGCTAGTATGACTTCCACACTACGTGCTTCCATCATGAGATTTAAGGCACTGAAAGCAGACAGTGTTTATTTGCTAATTACGCCTAATAGTGATTATAAAGAAGGTTATGTAAAAATAGATCAGCTTAAAGGAGAAGTAGTAGGGTATAATCCTGTTCACCGGATTTATCAGGGTTGGGGCAAAAAAGCTGGTTTCAGTGGTTATTTTGTAATTCAGATTAACAAGAATACTAAAAATTCAGGCGTATATAGTGGATCTGATATTTCTAAAGCAAATCTAATTCAAAATCAAGAAGCGATTGGTGCATATTTAGGTTTCAAGCTTAATAAAGGCGAAGAAATTACTTTAAAAGTTGGAACTTCTTTTTCCAGTATTGAGGCTGCAAGAGCTAATCTGCTGAAAGAAATACCAGATTATAACTATCAGCAGGTTTTAACAAAAAGCAAAAATATTTGGGAGCAGGAATTAGGAAAAGTTAAGCTGGTAACAAAGGATGAAAAACGAAAAGAAATCTTCTATACCAGTCTTTATCATGCTATGCAACAACCACGTTTATACAATGATGTTAATGGAACTTATCCTCGTTTTGCATCCGATTATGTAAATGAAAAACTTAAATCTGGTGATTACTATGATGATTTTTCCCTGTGGGATACTTACCGGGCGCAACTTCCATTATTTGAAATACTTAAACCTGCTGTAGCGGAAAATGTTGCTAATTCCCTCATTATAAAAGGTAAAGAAGGGGGCTGGCTTCCTATTTTTCCCTGCTGGAACAGTTACACTTCAGAAATGATTGGCGATCACTGCTCATCAGTTATTGCTACGACTTATTTAAAAGGAATCGGAAATATTAATATGGACGAAGCCTATAAATTGATGAGACAAAATGCTTTCGATATTCCCTCAAGTAAAGCCGATTACATTGAAGGTAAAGGCAGGAGGGCTTTAGATAGCTATTTAAAATATGGCTACATTCCTGTTGAAGATGATGTAGCTGATGCTTTTCACAAAAAAGAGCAGGTAAGCAGAACCTTGGAATATGCATACGACGATTATGCACTTGCACTTGTTGCGAAAAAAATGGGTAAAAACGGAGATTATCAACTATTGTTAAACCGTTCGCTTAACTACAAAAATGTGTTCGATCCAACCGTTAAAATGGTAAGGGGAAAGCATGAGGATGGTAAATGGGTAACACCGTTTGAACGTGATAAAAAGGAATATTATATTACTGAGGGCACTCCAAGGCAATATACGTTTTATGTACCGCATGATGTTCCAGGTTTGTATGGCATTATGGGAGGCAGAAAAGAGCTGGAAACAGCCCTTGATAGTCTTTTCGCTAAAGGTGAATACTGGCATGGCAACGAGCCAGGGCATCAAACTCCGTTTATGTATAATTTTACCGCTTCGCCTTGGAAAACCCAGCTGGAAGTACATAAAATTTTAGAAGGTGAATATTCAAATGGGCCAGGGGGCTTGGGAGGAAACGACGATTCTGGTCAGATGTCTGCCTGGTACATGTTTTCTTCAATGGGTTTTTACCCACTCAACCCGGTTTCAGGAGAATATATCCTTTGTGCACCAGCATTTGATCAGGTTTCCCTAAATCTTCCTTCAGGGAAACGTTTTGAAATCGTTGTTCATAAAAAAACAGATAAAGCGATATATATCAACGCTGTAAAACTAAATGGAAAGCCTTATAACTTAAACTTTATCCGCTACGCGGATATTATTAAAGGCGGGAAATTAGAATATTATTTAGAAGAAACTCCAAATAAAAATTGGGGATCAACCATTCAAAATCAACCAAATGGAGTTGGAAGATGA
- a CDS encoding LacI family DNA-binding transcriptional regulator, translating into MSRQISIKDIASHVGTSITTVSFVINGKAKEKHISEKVAKKILDFISEVGYKPNSIARGLRTGNSKTIGFLVDDISKPFFSSIASVIDEKAALYGYNIISSSIGTKNKSARSILDIFAERRVDGYIIAVTDGIEDEVAKLIEGGKPVVLFDRYLEGIKADYVLTDNLLATRDATCHLIDNCYKNIGFITIETAQQQMVDRLQGYLETVNEGNLQSFVLKIDYQNALNPADEIKKFLIDNPEIDSLIFSTNYLTKQGLKLLISGDDKLLLSKALVSFDDFELLEYIKPPLTAVEQPIEALADNIIKLLIKKITKGVKGAKQEESIIKLEAKLKIRESTMTK; encoded by the coding sequence ATGTCTCGACAAATTTCTATTAAAGATATTGCCAGCCATGTTGGTACTTCAATTACTACGGTATCATTTGTAATCAATGGCAAGGCGAAAGAAAAGCACATCAGTGAAAAAGTAGCTAAAAAAATTCTTGATTTTATTTCGGAAGTTGGCTACAAACCCAACTCCATTGCCAGGGGATTACGCACCGGTAATTCAAAAACAATAGGGTTTTTGGTTGATGACATTTCTAAACCTTTTTTTTCTTCGATAGCTAGTGTAATTGATGAAAAAGCAGCGCTCTATGGCTACAATATCATTTCTTCGAGTATTGGTACCAAGAACAAAAGCGCCAGATCGATCCTCGATATTTTTGCTGAGCGGCGTGTTGATGGATATATTATTGCCGTAACTGACGGTATAGAAGATGAAGTTGCCAAGCTTATAGAGGGAGGTAAACCTGTTGTACTTTTTGATAGGTATTTGGAAGGGATAAAGGCCGATTATGTACTTACCGATAATTTGCTGGCTACCCGAGATGCAACCTGCCATTTGATAGACAATTGCTATAAAAACATTGGTTTCATCACTATCGAAACTGCACAACAGCAAATGGTAGACAGACTGCAAGGCTATCTTGAAACGGTAAATGAAGGTAATCTACAATCATTTGTGCTGAAAATTGATTATCAGAATGCGCTCAATCCAGCAGATGAGATTAAAAAGTTTTTAATAGATAATCCTGAAATAGATTCGTTAATATTCTCCACAAATTATCTTACAAAGCAGGGTTTGAAGCTATTGATTTCAGGCGACGACAAACTTTTACTATCAAAGGCATTAGTCTCATTTGATGACTTCGAATTGTTGGAGTACATAAAGCCGCCCCTAACGGCCGTTGAACAGCCGATTGAAGCGCTGGCGGATAACATAATTAAGTTGCTCATCAAAAAAATTACGAAGGGAGTTAAGGGTGCCAAGCAGGAAGAATCTATCATAAAATTAGAAGCAAAGCTTAAAATCAGGGAATCTACTATGACTAAGTAG
- a CDS encoding 2'-5' RNA ligase family protein: MITDILTARLDSNAQEIFNNLRQKYFPGELNFLDAHLTLFHKLPQALEIQQILESVSYTQFKATVDTIKSIGRGVAYFIHSPELSNLHHHLVKDFKKHLISQDLQPFRPHITIQNKVNPAEAQALLKELNQNFKPFEISFHGLDLWHYLNGPWQHSRFFPFKELD; the protein is encoded by the coding sequence ATGATAACCGACATCCTTACTGCTAGATTAGATAGCAATGCGCAAGAAATCTTTAACAATTTAAGGCAAAAATATTTCCCGGGAGAATTGAACTTTTTGGATGCTCATTTAACATTATTTCATAAATTACCTCAGGCTTTAGAGATTCAACAGATCTTAGAATCCGTATCTTATACTCAGTTTAAGGCAACAGTTGACACGATAAAAAGTATAGGAAGAGGAGTTGCTTATTTTATTCACAGTCCAGAGCTCTCCAATTTGCATCATCACTTAGTAAAGGACTTTAAGAAGCATTTAATTTCACAAGATCTACAACCTTTCAGGCCACATATAACCATTCAGAATAAAGTAAATCCGGCAGAGGCTCAAGCTTTGTTAAAAGAACTAAATCAAAATTTTAAGCCATTTGAAATATCATTTCATGGACTAGATCTGTGGCACTATCTTAATGGGCCATGGCAACATTCTCGATTTTTCCCTTTTAAAGAACTGGATTGA
- a CDS encoding DUF4174 domain-containing protein — MKLYFMTKFVIFIFLSVLQTNSSKRIIDIYAKDKFDKLFIEQTKVFAANTGGMKERDIIVKEHFGASAFKITLTGKDAEVKYTSKSIFPIQKLYSIVDAMPMRKNEAAKRDQYKK; from the coding sequence ATGAAACTATATTTTATGACGAAGTTTGTAATTTTCATCTTTTTATCCGTACTACAAACCAATTCCTCAAAAAGAATTATAGATATATATGCAAAAGATAAGTTTGACAAACTATTCATTGAACAAACAAAAGTTTTTGCTGCAAACACAGGTGGAATGAAAGAAAGGGACATTATCGTTAAAGAGCATTTTGGTGCTTCTGCTTTTAAAATAACGTTAACTGGCAAAGATGCCGAGGTCAAGTATACTTCAAAATCTATTTTTCCAATTCAGAAGCTTTATAGCATTGTAGACGCTATGCCAATGCGAAAAAATGAAGCTGCTAAACGTGATCAATACAAAAAGTAA